From one Microlunatus sp. Gsoil 973 genomic stretch:
- a CDS encoding DUF1684 domain-containing protein has product MNLLELADWRRRVAELYSRARAEADPAQGHAVWRAGRDELFRHHPQSPLPADHPLRGTGLPYLPYDPALRFELPVLPAEPQRLGLGTGADGTTTLDRVGRVEVPGIGSLDVWWLAQYGGGLFVPLRDGTSGTQTYGGGRYLLDTAKGADLGGTAEVLVIDLNFAYHPSCRYDPTWVCPLAPPGNQVAAGVPAGEVLTADPR; this is encoded by the coding sequence GTGAACCTACTCGAACTGGCTGACTGGAGACGGCGTGTCGCCGAGTTGTATTCCCGCGCCCGGGCCGAGGCCGACCCGGCCCAGGGCCACGCAGTGTGGCGCGCGGGCCGTGACGAGCTGTTCCGGCACCATCCGCAGTCGCCGCTGCCGGCAGACCACCCGCTGCGCGGCACCGGTCTGCCGTACCTGCCGTACGACCCGGCGCTGCGTTTCGAGCTGCCCGTGCTGCCTGCCGAGCCCCAGCGCCTCGGGCTCGGCACCGGAGCCGATGGAACGACGACGCTGGATCGCGTGGGACGCGTCGAGGTCCCCGGAATCGGGTCGCTGGACGTATGGTGGCTCGCACAGTACGGCGGCGGCTTGTTCGTGCCGCTGAGGGATGGAACCTCCGGCACGCAAACGTACGGCGGCGGTCGCTACCTTCTGGACACCGCCAAGGGAGCAGACCTCGGTGGAACCGCCGAAGTGCTTGTGATTGACCTCAACTTCGCCTACCACCCGTCCTGCCGGTATGACCCAACATGGGTATGCCCGCTCGCCCCGCCGGGAAACCAGGTCGCCGCCGGCGTACCCGCGGGTGAGGTGCTCACCGCCGACCCTCGTTGA
- a CDS encoding DUF998 domain-containing protein, with the protein MRHVSTSSIARASSERGSDRQIRIGGAIWALLAIYFIAQAIAQAALTTPYSLIDNRVSDLGNTACGRGFGGAAICSPLHTVMNIGLVVTGILILLGLLLTRRAWPKRRLTTWGAVFLGVTGVGTVLVGLSPENVNVPLHLLGALNIPCGNVGLLLLGLANRRVNPWQGRLALVLSVIGVLGMLSGPVLIRLFGQGGGLSERLALYPPIVWMIMIGVAFACSRPASGRDCSAAALAAGQAV; encoded by the coding sequence ATGCGACACGTATCTACCAGCTCCATAGCCCGGGCATCGTCCGAAAGAGGATCCGATCGGCAGATCCGCATTGGCGGCGCGATCTGGGCGCTGCTGGCTATCTACTTCATTGCCCAGGCGATTGCTCAGGCAGCGTTGACGACCCCGTACAGCCTGATCGACAACCGCGTCAGTGACCTGGGCAACACCGCGTGCGGACGCGGGTTCGGCGGCGCCGCTATCTGCTCGCCATTGCATACCGTGATGAACATCGGCTTGGTTGTCACCGGCATCCTCATACTGCTTGGACTGCTTCTCACACGCCGCGCGTGGCCAAAGCGAAGACTGACAACCTGGGGCGCGGTCTTCCTCGGCGTGACCGGCGTCGGCACCGTTCTCGTCGGGTTGAGCCCGGAAAACGTCAATGTGCCACTCCACCTGCTCGGAGCGTTGAACATCCCGTGCGGCAATGTGGGCCTGCTGCTGCTCGGGTTGGCCAACCGTCGCGTCAACCCCTGGCAAGGGAGACTCGCGTTGGTGTTGTCCGTCATCGGCGTCCTAGGGATGCTGAGCGGACCCGTGCTGATCAGACTATTCGGCCAGGGCGGTGGGCTGAGCGAGCGGCTTGCGCTCTACCCGCCGATTGTCTGGATGATCATGATCGGAGTTGCCTTTGCCTGCTCCCGGCCGGCGAGTGGACGCGATTGCTCCGCCGCGGCTCTCGCGGCCGGCCAAGCGGTCTGA
- the nhaB gene encoding sodium/proton antiporter NhaB, giving the protein MLAALPLSLARNFLGASPRWYKITIILFLVVNPIVCLAIDPFVGGWLILAEFIFTLAMALACYPLQPGGLIAIQAVAIGMASPEAVFQEARSNLPVILLLMFMVAGIYFMRDLLLLLFTKLLVSVRSKILLSVAFSAAAALLSAFLDALTVAAVVIAVAAGLYAVYHRFASGQGVGEDHDHADDDLVRQQHVEELDAFRAFLRSLMMHAMIGTALGGTATLVGEPQNLLIGHTVGWDFGQFFVHMAPVSIPVIVVGLLLCALLERLRWFGYGARLPESVRGVMERWDEDQSRDRNPRIRARLLIQALTAVGLVIGLGLHVAEVGLVGLAVIVVATAFTGVTEEHAIGKAFQEALPFTALLVTFLAIVAVIHEQHLFTPIIDEVLAHEGRGQLSLIFLASGALSAISDNVFVATVYISEIADAFQAGNISRDQFELLAVAVNTGTNIPSIATPNGQAAFLFLLTSALAPLIRLGYVRMLWMALPYAGVLSVVAFLATVFLL; this is encoded by the coding sequence ATGCTGGCAGCCCTGCCTTTGTCCCTTGCCCGCAACTTCCTCGGCGCGTCCCCGCGCTGGTACAAGATCACGATCATCCTGTTCCTGGTTGTGAATCCGATCGTGTGCTTGGCAATCGACCCGTTCGTCGGCGGATGGCTGATCCTTGCTGAGTTCATCTTCACTCTCGCAATGGCATTGGCCTGTTACCCGCTGCAGCCGGGTGGCTTGATCGCGATCCAGGCCGTCGCGATCGGTATGGCCTCACCCGAGGCGGTGTTTCAGGAAGCCCGGTCGAACTTGCCCGTCATCCTTCTGCTGATGTTCATGGTCGCCGGCATCTACTTCATGCGCGACCTGCTCCTGCTGCTGTTCACGAAGCTGCTGGTCTCGGTCCGCTCGAAGATCCTGCTGTCAGTTGCCTTCAGTGCCGCGGCGGCGCTGCTGTCGGCGTTCCTTGACGCGCTTACCGTCGCCGCGGTTGTGATTGCCGTCGCTGCAGGTCTGTACGCCGTCTATCACCGCTTCGCCTCCGGACAGGGCGTCGGTGAGGACCATGACCACGCCGACGACGATCTTGTACGCCAGCAGCATGTCGAGGAACTCGATGCCTTTCGGGCGTTCCTGCGGAGCCTGATGATGCACGCGATGATCGGCACCGCGCTCGGTGGCACCGCGACCCTCGTCGGTGAGCCGCAGAACCTCCTCATCGGCCATACCGTCGGATGGGACTTCGGACAGTTCTTTGTGCACATGGCTCCGGTGTCGATCCCGGTCATCGTCGTGGGTCTGCTGCTGTGCGCGCTCCTGGAGCGGCTGCGCTGGTTCGGCTACGGGGCGCGCCTGCCTGAATCAGTTCGCGGGGTGATGGAGCGTTGGGACGAAGACCAGAGCCGAGATCGCAACCCGCGCATCCGCGCCCGGTTGCTGATTCAGGCGCTGACCGCGGTCGGTCTGGTCATCGGACTGGGGTTGCACGTCGCCGAGGTCGGCCTGGTCGGGCTCGCGGTCATCGTCGTGGCGACCGCATTCACCGGAGTCACGGAGGAACACGCCATCGGCAAGGCGTTCCAGGAGGCGCTGCCGTTCACCGCACTGTTGGTCACGTTCCTGGCGATCGTGGCTGTCATCCATGAGCAGCACCTGTTCACACCGATCATCGACGAAGTGCTTGCCCATGAAGGACGCGGGCAACTGTCGCTCATCTTCCTGGCATCCGGCGCGTTGTCCGCGATCAGCGACAACGTCTTCGTCGCCACCGTTTACATCAGTGAGATCGCCGACGCATTCCAGGCCGGCAACATCAGCCGTGATCAGTTCGAGCTGCTCGCCGTGGCCGTCAACACCGGAACCAACATTCCCAGCATCGCCACCCCGAACGGACAGGCCGCGTTCTTGTTCCTGTTGACCTCTGCGCTCGCGCCTTTGATTCGGCTCGGCTACGTCCGGATGCTCTGGATGGCGCTCCCGTATGCCGGCGTCCTCTCCGTCGTCGCATTCCTCGCCACCGTGTTCCTACTCTGA
- a CDS encoding phosphotransferase codes for MDSDRRIEDSMSEESVDGRIRQGTPAPLAGGVMSAATKVGQTVRRSASPSWPAVHALLTHLRRTGFTQVPEPMGVDENGREILSFIDGRAGHPPITPEIASDDALRAAATAIRDFHDATVGFSAHGWSTNAADPLGPAEVICHNDLAPFNLIYRGRSIAAIIDWDGAAPGRRVWDLAYAAWRLVPLHRPEYASPLGWPDLDRSARLAAFADAYRMSAEIRHDLIDTIRERQTQTVSAMAELAKQGTIRALPESDPRAESGDIRYFDLHEAAWNKAVNP; via the coding sequence TTGGATTCGGACCGCAGAATCGAGGACTCGATGAGTGAAGAATCGGTCGACGGAAGGATTCGTCAGGGGACGCCCGCTCCGCTTGCGGGTGGTGTCATGTCGGCGGCGACCAAGGTTGGTCAAACGGTCCGACGATCTGCGTCACCCTCGTGGCCGGCGGTTCATGCATTGCTGACGCACCTTCGCCGGACTGGCTTCACCCAGGTTCCCGAACCGATGGGAGTCGACGAGAACGGCCGCGAGATTCTCTCCTTCATCGACGGTCGCGCCGGACACCCGCCGATCACTCCCGAGATCGCCTCCGACGACGCCCTCCGTGCCGCCGCCACCGCGATCCGCGACTTTCATGACGCGACGGTCGGTTTCAGCGCACATGGCTGGAGCACGAACGCTGCCGACCCGCTCGGGCCGGCGGAGGTGATCTGCCACAACGACCTGGCCCCCTTCAACCTGATCTACCGTGGACGATCGATCGCCGCCATCATCGACTGGGACGGCGCGGCACCCGGACGACGCGTCTGGGACCTGGCCTACGCCGCCTGGCGCCTGGTGCCGCTGCATCGGCCCGAGTACGCATCACCGCTGGGATGGCCGGACCTTGATCGGTCCGCACGGCTCGCCGCGTTCGCCGATGCTTACCGTATGTCGGCAGAGATTCGCCATGACTTGATCGACACCATCCGGGAACGACAGACACAGACGGTCTCTGCCATGGCCGAATTGGCGAAACAAGGCACAATCCGTGCTTTGCCGGAAAGCGACCCCCGAGCCGAGTCCGGCGACATCCGGTACTTCGATCTGCACGAAGCTGCTTGGAACAAAGCCGTAAACCCATGA
- a CDS encoding DEAD/DEAH box helicase, giving the protein MRSLAGPSARGFQWDATHRLSLSLTSFTQLGVPARLATVLTDLGFQSATAIQEAALPDALAGRDVLGRGRTGSGKTLAFLLPLVARLAGKPGARRGAPRALILAPTRELVAQIDTALQPLARAAKLTSQTVFGGVGQTSQVAAIRRGTDIIVACPGRLEDLIDQGHCSLTAIEITVLDEADHMADLGFLPAVQRLLTQTPASSQRMLFSATLDQAVDRLVRRFLTNPQIHQADSAQSPVNTMAHHVLHLARENRLPVLINLTSAPGRTVVFTRTKYGAKALARQLNRGGVPAAELHGNLSQNARIRNLDAFHSGQAMTLVATDIAARGIHVDDVALVIHADPPVEHKAYLHRSGRTARAGKSGTVVTLATPDQMQQVNQLTRAAGIKPTTTKITSTDDAILTDLAPGIRTLTGHSQEPRDNRTAPTQSQRPGAERRTRGADGNRRGPRRRRGSGSNKSGSGTGSTTRTEGRKASRPAGSSRRQGPAPSPTSSSRSHSAAAFSAKHR; this is encoded by the coding sequence GTGCGTAGCCTGGCCGGGCCATCCGCGCGCGGGTTTCAGTGGGATGCCACTCATAGATTGAGTCTCAGTTTGACCTCGTTCACTCAGTTGGGCGTGCCCGCGCGCCTGGCCACCGTTCTCACCGACCTCGGATTCCAATCGGCTACCGCCATCCAAGAGGCCGCACTTCCCGACGCCCTGGCAGGGAGGGACGTTCTCGGCCGAGGCCGTACTGGCTCGGGCAAGACACTGGCCTTCCTGTTACCCCTGGTCGCTCGTCTGGCTGGTAAGCCTGGTGCCCGTCGCGGTGCTCCTCGGGCCCTGATCCTGGCGCCGACCCGTGAACTCGTCGCACAAATCGACACCGCGCTGCAGCCACTAGCGCGAGCAGCCAAGCTCACCTCGCAGACCGTGTTCGGCGGCGTCGGTCAAACCAGCCAGGTAGCAGCGATCCGTCGCGGCACCGACATCATCGTGGCCTGCCCTGGCCGCCTGGAGGACCTGATCGATCAGGGCCACTGCTCCCTGACTGCGATCGAGATCACCGTGCTCGACGAAGCCGATCACATGGCCGATCTCGGATTCCTTCCGGCCGTCCAGCGGCTGCTCACCCAGACTCCGGCCAGCAGCCAGCGGATGCTGTTCTCGGCGACTCTCGACCAGGCCGTCGATCGCCTGGTCCGGCGATTCCTCACCAACCCGCAGATCCACCAGGCCGACTCCGCGCAGTCCCCCGTGAACACGATGGCCCACCACGTCTTGCATCTGGCACGAGAGAACCGGCTGCCGGTGCTGATCAACCTGACCAGCGCGCCCGGGCGGACGGTGGTCTTCACCCGCACGAAGTACGGAGCCAAGGCGCTCGCCCGGCAGCTCAATCGGGGCGGCGTTCCTGCGGCGGAACTTCACGGCAATCTCAGCCAGAATGCTCGGATCCGCAACCTGGACGCGTTCCACTCCGGACAGGCCATGACGTTGGTGGCCACCGACATCGCTGCCCGTGGCATCCACGTCGATGACGTCGCGCTGGTCATCCATGCCGATCCACCGGTCGAGCACAAGGCCTACCTGCACCGATCCGGCCGCACCGCCCGCGCAGGCAAATCGGGCACCGTCGTCACGCTGGCCACTCCAGACCAGATGCAACAGGTCAACCAGCTGACCCGAGCCGCCGGTATCAAACCGACGACAACCAAGATCACGTCCACCGACGACGCAATACTCACCGACCTCGCCCCAGGCATTCGGACTCTCACCGGGCACAGCCAGGAGCCGCGAGACAACCGGACCGCGCCGACCCAAAGTCAGCGACCCGGCGCGGAACGTCGGACCCGTGGCGCCGATGGCAACCGGCGCGGACCGCGTCGGCGCCGCGGTTCCGGCAGCAACAAGAGCGGGTCCGGAACGGGTAGCACGACACGCACCGAAGGACGGAAGGCCAGCAGACCGGCTGGTTCGTCCCGGCGACAGGGTCCAGCACCGTCGCCGACCTCCTCATCGAGATCGCATAGCGCCGCCGCCTTCAGCGCGAAACACCGCTGA
- a CDS encoding pentapeptide repeat-containing protein, with amino-acid sequence MEAVTSPLVSWGDFFGNADLVTAYVAIITAVATGVWGIKKYLDERRSAREQQKKLAETELEQRKDEAREARQQRAAELIKAVGDATDPRSRRWTMSALSLYPDESLDLLLTALGEASVEDASAIKMAVISLGPDVLAKVVKYHRIAAQICTIGQSHTPDDKTVVQGPDYDAASRMRDSTRAILVHLLMQLDEDQRREVDLAGVDLSEVNLSGARLTGVRFRKVRLDRALLGRAKLQRANLRGATLAGTILTRAQLMSADLTGARGSIQAVRADLSGATLDQADLSGSMMDAVRLQGASIKGATLVAASLAGANLGGATLERSRLMRATAHHLAARNVVVKGLDASNANLANARVDGSRFENSKLVAASAPGLQGQGSQLLNVNLNGANLGGSDLSGAELKGCALGGTQLTAAILTGVTFADCRLGSTQFVGANLSDTRFRSCLFKGRIEFTQVDLSTVEFSGCRFEPDTQLVIDNATWQRAQLDSAAREAFGASGTPAIT; translated from the coding sequence GTGGAAGCCGTCACTTCGCCGCTCGTGTCCTGGGGCGACTTCTTTGGGAACGCCGATCTGGTCACCGCGTACGTCGCGATCATCACCGCAGTGGCCACCGGCGTGTGGGGCATCAAGAAGTACCTCGACGAACGTCGATCAGCCCGCGAGCAGCAGAAGAAGCTCGCCGAGACCGAGCTGGAGCAGCGCAAGGACGAAGCCCGAGAGGCCAGGCAGCAGCGTGCCGCCGAGCTCATCAAGGCGGTCGGGGACGCGACAGACCCGCGGTCCCGGCGCTGGACGATGAGCGCACTCTCCCTCTATCCGGATGAGTCGCTCGACCTGCTGCTGACCGCGCTGGGTGAGGCAAGCGTCGAGGATGCCTCGGCGATCAAGATGGCGGTGATCTCTCTCGGACCGGACGTGCTGGCGAAAGTGGTGAAGTACCACCGCATAGCCGCGCAGATCTGCACGATCGGTCAGTCACACACTCCTGATGACAAAACAGTTGTTCAGGGGCCCGACTACGACGCAGCATCGAGGATGCGGGACAGCACCCGCGCAATCCTCGTGCACCTACTGATGCAGCTCGATGAGGACCAACGCCGCGAGGTCGACCTCGCCGGCGTAGACCTCTCAGAAGTGAATCTGTCCGGGGCTCGCCTGACCGGAGTGCGGTTCCGCAAGGTCCGTCTGGACCGCGCACTCCTGGGCCGGGCCAAGCTTCAGCGGGCCAACCTGCGCGGCGCCACCCTGGCCGGCACGATCCTCACCCGCGCCCAGCTGATGTCGGCGGATCTGACCGGTGCGCGAGGGTCGATCCAGGCGGTCAGGGCCGACTTGTCCGGGGCGACCCTCGACCAAGCAGACCTGTCCGGATCCATGATGGACGCTGTCCGCCTCCAGGGCGCGTCCATCAAGGGCGCGACCCTGGTTGCTGCGTCACTGGCGGGCGCGAACCTGGGCGGAGCAACCCTCGAGCGGAGCCGCCTGATGCGGGCCACCGCCCACCACCTGGCCGCTCGCAATGTCGTCGTGAAGGGTCTGGACGCCAGCAACGCGAATCTCGCCAACGCCCGGGTCGACGGCTCGCGCTTTGAGAACTCCAAGTTGGTCGCGGCGTCAGCCCCTGGACTGCAGGGTCAAGGATCCCAGCTCCTGAACGTGAACCTCAACGGCGCGAATTTGGGTGGGTCTGATCTGTCGGGCGCCGAGCTCAAGGGATGCGCGCTCGGAGGGACGCAGCTGACGGCGGCGATCCTCACCGGGGTCACGTTCGCCGATTGCAGGCTCGGCTCCACGCAGTTCGTTGGTGCGAACCTCAGCGACACGCGCTTCCGCTCCTGCCTGTTCAAAGGCAGAATCGAGTTCACCCAGGTCGACCTGTCCACGGTCGAGTTCAGTGGGTGTCGGTTCGAGCCGGACACCCAATTGGTGATCGACAACGCGACCTGGCAACGGGCGCAACTCGACTCCGCGGCACGGGAGGCGTTCGGCGCGTCCGGCACACCGGCGATCACCTAG
- a CDS encoding IS481 family transposase — translation MSHVNAVLTPTGRLRLARLIVDQGWPLRRAAERFGVSVTTAKRWADRYRSDRAAGAAGLRDRSSRPRVSPGRTPTRIERRVVGLRVSRRWGPARIAYRLGLVVSTVHKILRRYGCPLLTFTDPATGTRIKTGRTKINSYVHQAPGDLIHVDIKKLGRIPDGGGWRVVGRVQGQKNTRRGKIGYWYIHNAVDDHTRLGYSELLTDEKKETAAAFWQRANSYFASAGIVVKRVLTDNGSCYRSKLFAAALGEDIKHKRTRPYRPQTNGKVERFNRTMLQEWAYAQPYSSEAERAACFTDWLHTYNHHRGHTALDGKSPADLVPNLRGQNS, via the coding sequence GTGTCCCACGTTAACGCTGTTCTGACCCCGACTGGTCGTCTGCGGCTGGCCCGGCTGATTGTCGATCAGGGTTGGCCGTTGCGCCGGGCCGCGGAGCGGTTCGGGGTATCGGTGACAACGGCAAAACGGTGGGCTGACCGGTACCGTTCCGATCGGGCCGCGGGGGCCGCGGGATTGCGGGATCGATCGTCCCGCCCGCGGGTGTCGCCGGGGCGGACGCCGACCAGGATCGAGCGCCGGGTGGTCGGCTTGCGGGTCTCGCGCCGGTGGGGGCCGGCCCGGATCGCCTACCGGCTGGGGCTGGTGGTCTCCACCGTGCACAAGATCTTGCGTCGCTACGGCTGTCCACTGTTGACGTTCACCGACCCGGCGACCGGGACCCGGATCAAGACCGGCCGCACCAAGATCAACTCCTATGTCCACCAGGCGCCGGGAGACCTCATCCATGTCGATATCAAGAAACTGGGCCGGATCCCCGACGGCGGCGGCTGGCGCGTCGTGGGTCGGGTTCAGGGTCAGAAGAACACCCGTAGGGGAAAGATCGGCTACTGGTACATCCATAACGCTGTCGATGATCACACCCGGCTCGGCTACAGCGAGCTGCTGACCGATGAGAAGAAGGAGACCGCGGCCGCGTTCTGGCAGCGGGCCAACAGTTACTTCGCCTCAGCAGGCATCGTGGTCAAACGCGTGCTGACCGATAACGGCTCCTGCTACCGCTCCAAGCTGTTCGCCGCAGCCCTGGGCGAAGACATCAAACACAAACGCACCCGGCCCTACCGGCCCCAGACCAACGGAAAAGTGGAGAGATTCAACCGCACCATGCTGCAGGAATGGGCCTACGCCCAACCCTATTCATCCGAAGCAGAACGCGCCGCCTGCTTCACCGACTGGCTCCACACCTACAATCACCACCGCGGACACACCGCACTCGACGGCAAGTCACCAGCCGACCTCGTACCTAACCTCCGTGGACAGAACAGCTAG
- a CDS encoding maleylpyruvate isomerase N-terminal domain-containing protein: MITAVDQLVDLVGSTEVADAWDRESELPGMTVGGLVRHLVSQPECAVEFLTAPGPPDAPVLTLVGHYERVDWLLAPTDAIENTSIRDDFNQMSSAGPTESVEVLARSRRKLGAAMAGAGPTTYVPWQECALPTDDFLVVRLMEIVVHADDVTSSVGTAPVAFSSEVLEPVLALLAALAAKRRGQDAVLRALSRHERRSGSSVSAF; this comes from the coding sequence GTGATCACCGCCGTCGATCAGCTCGTCGATCTGGTCGGGTCCACGGAGGTGGCCGATGCATGGGATCGAGAGTCGGAACTGCCAGGCATGACCGTCGGCGGATTGGTACGCCACTTGGTCAGCCAACCCGAGTGTGCCGTCGAGTTCCTCACAGCACCTGGCCCGCCGGACGCCCCCGTGCTGACCCTCGTCGGGCACTACGAGCGGGTGGACTGGTTACTGGCACCGACCGACGCAATCGAGAACACGTCGATCCGTGACGACTTCAACCAGATGAGCTCGGCCGGGCCCACTGAGTCGGTCGAAGTGCTTGCGCGCTCTCGGAGGAAGTTGGGCGCGGCCATGGCCGGCGCCGGCCCCACGACCTACGTGCCGTGGCAGGAGTGCGCATTGCCGACCGACGATTTTCTTGTTGTGCGGTTGATGGAGATTGTGGTGCACGCCGACGATGTGACCTCCAGCGTCGGTACGGCGCCTGTAGCGTTCAGCTCGGAGGTTCTTGAGCCCGTTCTCGCCCTTTTGGCCGCGCTGGCCGCGAAACGTCGTGGACAGGATGCTGTGCTTCGCGCCCTGAGCCGGCACGAAAGGCGTTCCGGATCGTCCGTCTCTGCCTTCTGA
- a CDS encoding MarR family winged helix-turn-helix transcriptional regulator — MTADSRVGQDQSSIDDAREIVGLFRGLRRHLVQRSRAELARSGLTAAQVSVVSLLGNRDAMTLTELSRELELSHSTVSGIVDRLHAKGVIQRRPHPEDRRYTQISLVERVKRNGTFTTREGAVGPLESALAAATPDQRRAMKEGLTLFREFIEQSAPATVQGRGDSD; from the coding sequence ATGACCGCGGACTCGAGAGTTGGCCAGGACCAGTCTTCGATTGACGACGCACGCGAAATCGTTGGCTTGTTTCGCGGCCTGCGTAGGCACCTGGTGCAGAGGAGTCGCGCCGAACTCGCCCGCAGTGGTCTCACCGCTGCTCAGGTCAGTGTGGTCTCGCTGCTGGGAAATCGGGATGCGATGACCCTGACCGAGCTCAGCCGCGAACTCGAACTCAGCCACAGCACGGTGTCGGGAATAGTGGATCGGCTCCACGCAAAGGGGGTCATACAACGCAGGCCACACCCCGAGGACCGCCGATACACCCAGATATCACTTGTCGAACGCGTCAAGCGTAACGGCACCTTCACTACGCGGGAGGGGGCCGTTGGTCCCCTCGAATCAGCCCTGGCCGCCGCCACACCGGACCAGCGGCGAGCGATGAAGGAAGGACTCACGCTGTTTCGTGAGTTCATCGAGCAATCCGCGCCAGCCACGGTTCAAGGACGCGGCGATTCCGATTGA